A window from Drosophila miranda strain MSH22 chromosome Y unlocalized genomic scaffold, D.miranda_PacBio2.1 Contig_Y2_pilon, whole genome shotgun sequence encodes these proteins:
- the LOC117192833 gene encoding TBC1 domain family member 13-like codes for MNVLFEKVTLTSRAICNSQRSQIDKDVRRLCPDISFFQQPTEYPCDIVVHSKGEHGWRLHERVVPTVLSSANVERKGLGMTKINLITKRSVETYAAMEDGQEAHWEVVQRILFIYAKLNPGQGYVQGMNEIVGPIYYVMASDPDLSYRAHAEADCFFCFTALMSEIRDFFIKTLDDAEGGIKFMMGLLSNMLKTKDIDIYEHLKSQELHPQYYSFRWLTLLLSQEFPLPDVLRIWDSVFSDEQRFDFLIKICWSMILIQREAILENDFASNVKLLQNYPPIDINVVITHAVSLA; via the exons ATGAATGTACTCTTTGAGAAAGTGACACTCACTTCAAGGGCTATTTG caactcacaacgttcccagATCGACAAAGATGTGAGGCGCCTGTGCCCCGATATCTCGTTCTTTCAACAGCCCACAGAGTATCCCTGTGACATTGTGGTGCACAGTAAAGGCGAGCACGGGTGGCGGCTTCACGAACGGGTAGTGCCCACGGTGCTCAGCTCGGCGAACGTCGAGCGCAAGGGCTTGGGCATGACCAAG ATCAATTTAATCACAAAGCGTTCGGTGGAGACCTATGCCGCCATGGAGGACGGCCAGGAGGCCCACTGGGAGGTTGTGCAGCGCATCCTATTCATCTACGCCAAGCTGAATCCGGGCCAGGGGTACGTACAGGGCATGAATGAGATTGTCGGACCCATCTACTATGTGATGGCCTCGGATCCGGATCTCTCGTACCGTGCCCACGCGGAGGCAGACTGTTTCTTCTGCTTCACGGCTCTGATGAGCGAGATACGCGACTTCTTCATCAAGACTTTGGACGATGCGGAGGGTGGCATAAAGTTCATGATGGGCCTGCTATCCAACATGCTGAAGACTAAAGATATAGACATCTACGAGCATCTGAAGAGCCAAGAGCTGCATCCGCAGTACTATAGCTTCAGGTGGCTCACCCTCCTGCTCTCGCAGGAGTTTCCACTGCCCGATGTGCTGCGAATTTGGGATTCGGTATTCTCGGACGAGCAGCGCTTTGATTTTCTCATCAAAATCTGCTGGTCCATGATATT AATCCAAAGGGAAGCAATTTTGGAGAACGACTTTGCCTCGAATGTGAAGCTGCTGCAAAACTATCCACCCATTGACATAAACGTTGTGATTACTCATGCAGTCTCCCTGGCGTAG
- the LOC117192834 gene encoding LOW QUALITY PROTEIN: TBC1 domain family member 13-like (The sequence of the model RefSeq protein was modified relative to this genomic sequence to represent the inferred CDS: substituted 2 bases at 2 genomic stop codons) yields RSQIDKDVRRLCPDISFFQQPTEYPCDIVVHSKGEHGRRLHERVVPTVLSSANVXRKGLGMTKINLITKRSVETYAAMEDGQEAHWEVVQRILFIYAKLNPGQGYVQGMNEIVGPIYYVMASDPDLSYRAHAEADCFFCFTALMSEIRDFFIKTLDDAEGGIKFMMGLLSNMLKTXDIDIYEHLKSKELYYSFRWLTLLLSQEFPLPDVLRIWDSVFSDEQRFDFLIKICCSM; encoded by the exons cgttcccagATCGACAAAGATGTGAGGCGCCTGTGCCCCGATATCTCGTTCTTTCAACAGCCCACAGAGTATCCCTGTGACATTGTGGTGCACAGTAAAGGCGAGCACGGGCGGCGGCTTCACGAACGGGTAGTGCCCACGGTGCTCAGCTCGGCGAACGTCTAGCGCAAGGGCTTGGGCATGACCAAG ATCAATTTAATCACAAAGCGTTCGGTGGAGACCTATGCCGCCATGGAGGACGGCCAGGAGGCCCACTGGGAGGTTGTGCAGCGCATCCTATTCATCTACGCCAAGCTGAATCCGGGCCAGGGGTACGTACAGGGCATGAATGAGATTGTCGGACCCATCTACTATGTGATGGCCTCGGATCCGGATCTCTCGTACCGTGCCCACGCGGAGGCAGACTGTTTCTTCTGCTTCACGGCTCTGATGAGCGAGATACGCGACTTCTTCATCAAGACTTTGGACGATGCGGAGGGTGGCATTAAGTTCATGATGGGCCTGCTATCCAACATGCTGAAGACTTAAGATATAGACATCTACGAGCATCTGAAGAGCAAAGAGCTGTACTATAGCTTCAGGTGGCTCACCCTCCTGCTCTCGCAGGAGTTTCCACTGCCCGATGTGCTGCGAATTTGGGATTCGGTATTCTCGGACGAGCAGCGCTTTGATTTTCTCATCAAAATCTGCTGTTCCATGTAA
- the LOC108152586 gene encoding LOW QUALITY PROTEIN: TBC1 domain family member 13 (The sequence of the model RefSeq protein was modified relative to this genomic sequence to represent the inferred CDS: inserted 2 bases in 1 codon), producing MLPREVRSNSQRSQIDKDVRRLCPDISFFQQPTEYPCDIVVHSKGEHGRRLHERVVPTVLRSANVERKGLGMTKINLITKRLVETYAAMEEGQEAHWEVVQRILFIYAKLNPGQGYVQGMNEIVGPIYYVMASDPDLSYRAHAEADCFFCFTALMSEIRDFFIKTLDDAEGGIKFMMGLLSNMLKTKDIDIYEHLKSQELHPKYYSFRCLTLLLSQEFPLPDVQRIWDSVFSDEQRFDFLIKICCSMILIQREAILXLKLLQNYPPIDINVVITHAVSLA from the exons tccgcagcaactcacaacgttcccagATCGACAAAGATGTGAGGCGCCTGTGCCCCGACATCTCGTTTTTTCAACAGCCCACAGAGTATCCCTGTGACATTGTGGTGCACAGTAAAGGCGAGCACGGGCGGCGGCTTCACGAACGGGTAGTGCCCACGGTGCTCAGATCGGCGAACGTCGAGCGCAAGGGCTTGGGCATGACCAAG ATCAATTTAATCACAAAGCGTTTGGTGGAGACCTATGCCGCCATGGAGGAAGGCCAGGAGGCCCACTGGGAGGTTGTGCAGCGCATCCTATTCATCTACGCCAAGCTAAATCCGGGCCAGGGGTACGTACAGGGCATGAATGAGATTGTCGGACCCATCTACTATGTGATGGCCTCGGATCCGGATCTCTCGTACCGTGCCCACGCGGAGGCAGACTGTTTCTTCTGCTTCACGGCTCTGATGAGCGAGATACGCGACTTCTTCATCAAGACTTTGGACGATGCGGAGGGTGGCATAAAGTTCATGATGGGCCTGCTATCCAACATGCTGAAGACTAAAGATATAGACATCTACGAGCATCTGAAGAGCCAAGAGCTGCATCCGAAGTACTATAGCTTCAGGTGTCTCACCCTCCTGCTCTCGCAGGAGTTTCCACTGCCCGATGTGCAGCGAATTTGGGATTCGGTATTCTCGGACGAGCAGCGCTTTGATTTTCTCATCAAAATCTGCTGTTCCATGATATT AATCCAAAGGGAAGCAATTTT ACTGAAGCTGCTGCAAAACTATCCACCCATTGACATAAACGTTGTGATTACTCATGCAGTCTCCCTGGCATAG